In one window of Deinococcus radiophilus DNA:
- a CDS encoding MerR family transcriptional regulator: protein MQTAPELLTPLRAHEAIGRRVSPSTLKRWVREGKIDGQKISGIQFIDMPSLKKHLQSYKGGQT from the coding sequence ATGCAAACAGCACCGGAACTGCTCACGCCCCTGCGCGCACACGAGGCTATAGGCCGCCGGGTCAGCCCCTCCACCCTAAAGCGGTGGGTCAGAGAAGGTAAGATCGACGGCCAGAAAATCAGCGGCATTCAGTTCATAGACATGCCCAGCCTGAAGAAGCATCTGCAGAGTTACAAAGGCGGTCAGACTTGA
- a CDS encoding DNA-primase RepB domain-containing protein → MSGATSGWHESGTIGTPHIFQLEGQLSNHTPIYRNQFEQLLLVLHDGHAEGVIEERFIKAGRIRKGWLSWPELKRLGSAGDTRGADAYFGVARRMDTSSGGGENILPLGCLWFEVDLGDLAHLPRFGGMSKAELLQASPELLEDLKGRLMGEILDTCEAFELPPVAIVDSGHGLHVYLRTEDTFSPKEAKQLLLALAETFDADTASAEPARILRQPGTLNLKNPARPLPVNLVYAEPEARVSTEALERILTATPSAQAQRDEVQRPTPAPRRPRKASGKGGQTRTLYRETVTVREILERNGYRLKGDKYLPPASSTGNAGVMILGGADGLERALSFNGSCPLNDAEGRAWNAYDAMRILEHGGDERAADSAARSELGIGGGRDDVTNQPPSLDMNTVRQQWAMNPETYLKQVTAHLDSLDMHHRSRAGLKKMAAHLAGFAAQGLLAEWRGLARLEVGGLNGWHNKVNPTDNYQNTAGKMKALAELGAVSLIPVDPAHPGRGVVICLPESPAGVALSRPAGDTFRPQTLEVRRSAEKQKTAAETEEKVITKVSDSSSKNTLVINPEPRKRRRQQAAARLSGLLIAQAVSPKAEPHRLAEDLGMTAAQLEAQQQELAAITSGAQSFRERYWALMLDQQEAVRAAYMNNLEREQRQFSVGATFAKTEQQRAYSQRRAERAAAQLERLRDGESPYYLDVKEVRVLQAVSLPSKIGLPSSASRLR, encoded by the coding sequence TTGAGTGGGGCGACCAGCGGATGGCACGAGTCTGGTACCATCGGCACGCCCCACATTTTTCAGCTAGAGGGACAGCTCAGCAACCACACGCCCATTTACCGCAACCAGTTTGAGCAGCTGCTACTGGTGCTGCATGACGGCCACGCGGAAGGCGTGATCGAAGAACGGTTCATCAAGGCGGGCCGCATCCGTAAAGGTTGGCTCAGCTGGCCTGAGCTGAAGAGGCTAGGGTCTGCTGGAGACACACGCGGCGCAGACGCCTACTTCGGAGTGGCACGGCGCATGGATACTTCCAGCGGCGGGGGGGAGAACATTCTCCCACTGGGCTGTCTCTGGTTCGAGGTTGACCTGGGCGACCTGGCACACCTGCCCCGCTTTGGCGGCATGAGTAAAGCTGAGCTGCTTCAGGCCAGCCCTGAGCTGCTGGAAGACCTCAAGGGCCGCCTGATGGGCGAAATCCTCGACACGTGCGAAGCGTTCGAGCTGCCCCCCGTAGCCATTGTGGACAGTGGCCACGGGCTACACGTGTATCTGAGAACTGAAGACACCTTCAGCCCCAAGGAAGCCAAGCAGCTGCTTCTGGCGCTGGCGGAAACATTCGACGCAGACACTGCCAGCGCAGAACCGGCCCGCATCCTGAGACAGCCGGGCACCCTGAACCTGAAGAACCCGGCGCGGCCCTTGCCCGTGAACCTGGTCTATGCCGAGCCTGAAGCACGGGTCAGCACGGAGGCCCTGGAGCGCATTCTGACGGCAACGCCGTCAGCACAGGCCCAGCGAGACGAAGTGCAGCGCCCCACACCGGCCCCCAGGCGGCCCAGGAAGGCCAGCGGAAAGGGTGGGCAGACTCGCACCCTCTACCGTGAGACGGTCACGGTCAGAGAGATTCTGGAGCGGAACGGATACCGGCTGAAGGGTGACAAATACCTACCCCCGGCCAGCAGCACCGGCAACGCGGGCGTGATGATTCTTGGGGGTGCTGACGGTCTGGAGCGGGCGCTGAGCTTTAACGGGTCATGCCCCCTGAATGACGCTGAAGGGCGGGCCTGGAACGCCTATGACGCCATGCGGATTCTGGAACACGGCGGGGATGAGCGTGCGGCAGACAGCGCGGCCCGCTCTGAACTCGGTATCGGCGGCGGGCGGGATGACGTGACCAACCAGCCCCCAAGCCTCGACATGAACACGGTCAGGCAGCAGTGGGCCATGAACCCGGAAACCTATTTGAAGCAGGTCACGGCGCATCTGGACAGCCTCGACATGCACCACCGCTCCAGGGCCGGGCTGAAGAAGATGGCGGCCCACCTCGCGGGCTTTGCGGCCCAGGGCCTGCTGGCGGAATGGCGCGGGCTGGCCCGGCTGGAAGTGGGCGGGCTGAACGGCTGGCATAACAAAGTGAACCCCACCGATAACTACCAGAACACCGCCGGCAAGATGAAAGCCCTGGCGGAGCTGGGCGCGGTCAGCCTGATTCCAGTTGACCCGGCCCACCCTGGGCGCGGCGTGGTCATCTGCCTGCCTGAGAGCCCGGCAGGCGTGGCCCTCAGCCGCCCTGCTGGCGACACCTTCCGGCCTCAGACATTAGAGGTACGGCGCAGCGCAGAGAAGCAAAAAACAGCGGCTGAGACGGAAGAAAAAGTTATCACTAAGGTATCTGACAGCTCCAGCAAAAACACCTTAGTGATAAACCCGGAACCCCGTAAGCGGCGGCGGCAGCAAGCGGCGGCTCGGCTCTCTGGTCTGCTGATCGCTCAGGCGGTCAGTCCGAAAGCTGAACCCCATCGGCTAGCGGAAGACCTCGGCATGACGGCGGCCCAGCTGGAGGCTCAGCAGCAAGAGCTGGCTGCCATTACGAGCGGCGCTCAGAGCTTCAGAGAGCGTTACTGGGCACTGATGCTTGACCAGCAGGAAGCAGTCAGGGCGGCCTACATGAACAATCTTGAGCGCGAGCAACGCCAGTTCAGTGTGGGGGCGACCTTTGCCAAAACCGAGCAGCAGCGGGCCTACAGCCAGCGGCGGGCAGAGCGGGCGGCGGCGCAGCTGGAACGCTTGAGGGACGGGGAAAGCCCCTACTACCTAGATGTGAAAGAAGTTCGGGTTCTACAGGCCGTATCTCTCCCTAGCAAAATCGGGTTACCGTCGTCGGCTTCCCGTCTACGGTAA